TATACAAGgctatacatgaatgcaatcaagcagtccacagtgtacagatataggatagagGGTATAGCGTTTtgtgcaataaagtccaattaaatatagtttgaaggtctccaatgaggtagataggaggtcagcACTACATTCTAGCAGATGAGAGGACAGTTTAGTTGcctgaagtagaggtgttggtgtgctttcctggccattgcttcgatgtgccTGGTCCAGGTTTAAAttgctggttgcagaatctcttaAACTAATACCCAGTATTTAGAAAGGTCAAAAATAATATGGTATTATTTGGGTCACTCTCCAAGTCTTAGAGCTTCTTCAGACTTGGCTCTTTTCAGAGTGTagtgtcatagagtaatacagcaaggAAGAAGGACTTTTGGCAcaactgtccatgctgaccaagatgcccatctaaattagtcccatttacctgcttttgacacatatccctcgaaatgagaaggatattcttgctattgagggcgtgcagcgtaggttcactaggttaattcccggaatggcgggactgtcatatgttgaaaggctggagcaattaggcttgtatacactggaatttagaaggatgaggggggatcttattgaaacatataagataattaggggattggacacattagaggcaggaaacatgttcccaatgttgggggagtccagaacaaggggccacagtttaagaataaggggtaggccatttagaacggagatgaggaagaactttttcagtcagagagtggtgaaggtgtggaattctctgcctcagaaggcagtggaggccagttcgttggatgctttcaagagagagctggatagagctcttaaggatagcggagtgagggggtatggggagaaggcaggaacggggtactgattgagagtgatcagccatgatcgcattgaatggcggtgctggctcgaagggctgaatggcctactcctgcacctattgtctattgtctattgaaagctttTTTatcctcagttcagtttagtttattgtcatgtgtacggagatacagtgaaaaaacagcttttgttgcgtgctatcctgtcggcagaaagacaatacatgattacaattgagccatttacagtgtatagatatatgatgagggaataatgtttagtgcaaggtaaagccaacaaagtccaatcaaggatagaccgagggtcaccaatgagaaagATAGTAATTCATCCGTGTACCCCTGCAAATATCTGTTTGATGTACGAGGGGCAAACTGACTTTAAATGCAGTaaatcacaacatgctggagtgactgaacagatcaggcagcatctctggcgggacACGgaaaggtaacgtttcgggtctgtgtttcagtctgaagagggatccaggcctgaaatgtcacctatccacaacctttagaggtgctgcctgacccgctgagttccttcagcactttgtgttttactcaatattcctgcatctgcagtttcttgtgtctgcaatTAAATGCAATATGTCAATCCTAAGTGGGGTCTGCTACATGTTTCCATCCTCCATTAATATATCAAACTTCCTGATGTAAGTATATATTTACTTTTGTACCATTGAGCAATATTTAATCGTGCTGCCTCTGGGGATTAGCATCATTTAGCCTCAGTTTGATTGGACAGGTGGGGGTAGTGCTCTGCAGAGCATTTTGCAGTGGATGCCAAGAGCCTCAGTAAGGGTGGGAATGGGGCACAGCATCTTGGCTGcctcatagtcatagaattgCACAGAACAGAAACGGGCATTCCTACCATCCTAGTCACACCAACCTTTTTGCTCATTTACACTAAACCCATCTGCAGCATTGGGACCAATCCAATGCCTTGCCTTAGTtaatgtctgtctatctatctcaaACATAgtcattgtatctgattccaccatgtCCTCAGAGCAGCGAGTTCCAGATACTAACAAATGCATGTAAACAATTCTACCGCTCAGGTCTCCTTTACCACTCctatctctcaccttaaatccacatCTTCTTGTTTTTGATATCCTCACCTTGGAAAAAATTATAGTAATTTTCAACCCTATCcatctttaggtttaggtttaggtattATTTtctcatgtaccgaggtacagggaatagctttgttttgcctacCATCCAAACCGATCAAATATATCAtacataaatatcatgaaaaaagatataaagtgcctgaaaggtcacctatccatgttctccaaagatgctacctgatccgctgagttattccaacactttgtatctttttttgtaattaCATTGTAATTCTGCATTGATAGATCACTAAATAAAAATTAGAGAGAATCAAATATTCAGGATCTTCAGCTGGTGCCATTGCTGAAAGGAGTTGTGGAATTTCAATCTTACCTTGGATCAGAATGCTCTTCTTTTCTACAAGTAGACGTACATTTAATTGAATAGTCTATTAAAATAATGTTGAATTATTGGACAACATCTCTCTGTCGTGCACTGtgaaattaaataattaatttatttgcaatTGATTAATATACAGAATTAAAGCATTCTGATCCAGAAAAGAAACCATTTTTGAAGGTTTGTACCATCAATTTCATACATAGGTTTATTGACCCTAATTTGAATAATCTGTAATAATCTTTGGCTTTAAGGTACCATATGATGTCTGATTGTATTGCTCTGTGTCAAGTTCATGGCTTTAATTATTGAACTGAGTTAGTGATCAATCAAATTATTTTGGCCAATTTCCACAACCTTGTAAGCTATATTCAAGCAAAAAAATTATTTAGTAATGTTGTTTCATTTGAAATAGTTAAATCATGTTCAAAAATTGGTCACCTGGATGTGGATAATGTATGCACGCATCTCTTAGAAAATGTGACTTCAATGCACAACATTCCTGCACTCCAGAATCCTTTGTGTTGAAGATGAAAAATTATCAATCCAACACCAAATCAGCAAACATCATatcaatgaatgaattaattaataagtttattggccaagtatgcatatacaaggaatgtgccttggtgctccgctcacaaatgacaacacaaacatacagttaacaattaagaataaagcataaacacatcaaaaccataaggatacaacattacggtctaaacatgggggtgaaaataaaccagagcaaaaaatagactacagactttggttattgagtagaactatcactcgtggaaaaaaaagctgtttttgtgtctggctgtggctgctttgacagtccggagccaccttccagagggaagtgcttcgaagaatttgtggccagggtgagaggggtcagagatggtcttgcctgctcgcttcctggcccttgcagtgtacagttcgtcaatggggggaaggttgcagccagcaaccttctcagctgtgcgaatgatccattacagcctccggatgtcgtgcttggtggctgagccaaaccagaccatgatggagaaggtgaggacggactcaatgaaagcagtatagaattggaccattattgcctgtggcagattgtgtttcttcagttgctgcaggaagtacatcctctgttgggcttttttgactggagtcgatggtggcccccaccATCGTCAACAATGTCAACAAATGTATCAGTGGATATCAGTAGATACGTAACATCGTAACATCGTGGCATTGTGGCAAAGTAGTACCAAATTATTCCAACTGCTAACACTACAGAAAATGTTCAGATACTGGGTTCCTTCAAAGTTTCATCGTGTTTCAATCCCTTTAATGAAATTGTTGCAAAGCTAAaagcactcttctttgctatccaACATATTTCAGTTACAAATTTACCTCTCAGAACCATATGCCACAGGAGGCAATTTGGAGATCATATCGAGGGTTGGGGGACTTAACAAATCTGTGTAATTTCAGAATGTCATTGGACTGAGCATCGTGAGGCAGAATAGTGAATTAATTAAGCCATAAGGAAGTATGCTATACCCAACTTTTGAGAAACCAACAAAGATTGAGGTTCTCATGGAAATGTCACTGAGATACTGAAGAAGTTAGATGTGAGTTTATTGGGCAATTATGAGCGTGCGATAAAGTGTCCCTCAGTAGTAGTCTCTTTAGTAACATCCTTAAATACAACACGTTCACCTATTTGAGCACAACTGCGGCATTAAGATTATATTATGAAGGGATATAATTataaaattgaataaattttagacAAGAAAACAATACAGTGTTCAGCACTGGTGAATAACAGGCATTTTAATTTTGTGTAAATatgtaaaataaattataataTAAGAAGGTATAATCTTAATTAAATATTCATTGCATCGAATGTTTCATATCTTTATAAAGTTTCAGTGTACTCCTTTACTAATAATATTATTTGCATTCACAAACTGCAATAAATATTGCTCTGTCAATTTTTCAATTTGATTAACGGATTTCAATAAACAAATGATCTGATGATGACGAACAGCAAACTACACATATTAACTGACAAAAATAAAAGTAACTGAAAAAAATCAATGGCATTTTTTTCTGAAACATTTTTTACAATATCTGAAGATATGCATTTGAAGCACAATTTTGCAATCTCACACTATCTAAGTATCATCCAGATTACAGACAGTCAACTAATCTGCACAATtggtatagaacatagaacagtacagtacagcacaggaaaggaaCAGAGCCTTTGgcgcacaatatctgtgccgaacatgacaccaagacTCTATCTAATTGACCCTAAGCACAATTCATATCCCTTGATAAcctgtgcctatccaaacatcttgtgaatgccactgtcatacctgcctcaaccaccactcctGCCAGTGCATTCCATGCACATaccacactgtgtaaaaaacctgcctccttttaactttgtctctctcaccttaaagctatacccactagtatttaatttttccatcatAGGAAAAGGGTTTAGTCTgtataccttatctatgcctctcataatttaatatacttataccagcattcaagagaaaacaatcgaaGTCTGGCCAAACTCCCCCTGTTGCTAATACCCactgatccaggcatcattctgataaacctcctttgcaccctttccaaagccttcacatccttcttaTATTGGTGTGACCAGcactgcatgcaatacttcaaatgcagcctaaccaaagtcctataaagctgcataatGACTTACTGACTGAATGTCCTGACCAAGCATACAATGCCTttgttaccactctatctactggtgttgccactttcagggagttatccctctgtatatcaatgctgttaccAATCTTgccatttattgtttattttctcCATACATTTGACCTTACAAAGTTCAACACCACacatttgtccagattaaactacatctgccatttctgtgcccatttctgtagctgatctatatcccactacatactttgacagccttcctcacagtccaatcATGGTGTCACgacaaatttactaaccaacccaccTACGTTTATGTtaaggaaacaaaactgcagatgctggtataaatcaagagaagttgagtataggagcaagtccttctgcagttgtacaggaccctagtgagaccgcacctggagtactgtgtgcagttttggtctccaaatttgaggaaggatattcttgctattgagggcgtgcagcgtaggtttactaggttaatgcctggaatggcgggactgtcacatgttgaaagactggagtgactaggcttgtatacacaggaatttagaaggatgagaggggatcttatcgaaacatataagattattaaggggttggacacgttagaggcaggaaacatgttcccaatgttgggggagtccagaaccaggggccacagtttaagaataaggggtaggccatttagaatggagatgaggaaaaactttttcagtcagagagttgtaaatctgtggaattctctgcctcagaaggcagtggaggccaattctctgaatgcattcaagagagagctagatagagctcttaaggatagtggagtcagggggtatggggagaaggcaggaacggggtactgattgagaatgatcagccaagatcacattgaatggtggtgctggctcgaagggccgaatggcctacttctgcacctattgtctattgtgtttctTCCAACAGAGCTAAAGTCTCATCTGCGGTTTCCCAGGGTACAGTCCTGGGACCCCGTCTGTTTTTGGCATATATCAATGAGCTGCCTTCGAAGGTCCACTCAAAGGTTATACTCTTTGCGGATGATTGTATACTCTATAATAGAATAAGATCCATGGAGGATTCGGAGAGACTCCAACTAGATCTTGATGCTTTAGTCAAATGGGAAGGAGATTGGCAGATGTCTTTCAATTCTTCTGAGTGCTTCAGTATGAGAGTCACCCACAGGAGGAATCCGGTTACCATGAAGTACAAGATGGGGCACTCCACCCTGGAAGAGGTGAAACATCATCCCTACCTGGGAGTGGAACTTAGCAGTGATTTGAAATCGTCTACTCACATCAACCAAACAACTACCAAGGCTAACAGAATGCTGGCATTACTGAAATATTTATTATTGTACCAATAGAACCAACTCTGCCGCCTACAAGACTCTGATAAGACCCATACTTGAGTATTGCTCTGCGCCCTGGGATCCACAACACAAAACAGATGGGGACAAGTTAGAAATAATTCAACATGGAGCTGCAAGGTTCACCGTTGGCGATTACAGTAGGGAGTCCAGTATCACTAAAATCCTTGTTGATCTAGAGTGGGAAACTCTTCAAGGCCGTAGGATCAAATTACGCCTGACGACCAGATATAAAGAAATGCACGGGTTTATTCCAAGCAACATCAAGAGTAATCTTCAATCTCCAAATTCATCCAGACAACCAAAGACCAGGCAATCAGGGGTTTTCAAATACAACATCATCCCAACAAGTAAAGACTGTTATAGGTATTCACTGCACCCAAAGACAATTCGCGAATGGAATCATCTCCACCATGCCATTCGCAATGTACCCGACGTTAAGACCTTCAAGACCAAATTGGAAACAATTGATATTAAGACGTTGACCTTTAAGGcccactttaatatttaattacGACTTGGCACATGACCCTCCTAATGTATGCGACGACCAGTGATGGTGATTATATgtcaagatacagatacagaaaAATGTATTTCAAAGATTTATATACTCTTACAAATAAATCTACTTAAACAACTGGAAACAAAACATACCAACATTTGCAATAAATGTAAATTCCTTAGTGTGTCATGTGCCTATCTCTATTCTTCAACCTCATTTTCTCTTTGCCTCAGAAATATATACAGTCTGTTTCAATTATAAACTTAtttataactttttttttaaaatcaaacaaATTCCAAACCTTTGCTTGATAATTTTCTCTAAACATTATAACAGAAATGTTGCTGTGTGGCTGTAAATGTTATTTGGACAGCTAGAATGTAATCAATTATAAGACAGAAAATCGTTATGGACAGTCTGGATTAGGCATTTCTTCACATCTGCTATTTAGAGTGAGGTTGCCAGGATCTGTATTTTCATATGCTTCATTGCAATACATGTTTTTTTTATGCCTATTAACTACATGGCCTATTTTTACAGCATTTGACTGTCCTTTGTTTGGATAAATGCATTGCtgcttatttttctctttgtctgTTTTTATACTGTTTGGCTTTCTGTTCTTTCCACAGAAAGTTAGAAAAACGGGCAGAAATACAAGACCATGAACTGCCCCAAAAGATATGACAAGAaacatgattttaaaaaatgtccTAAATATGTAACTTTTGGCAGCAGCCAACACAACAATACCCAGTATGGTTGAAAGAGCTCCCTGAATAATGGGATAGCCAAGAGCATACAATGCATCTACAGCTTTATCATTGCAAATTCCTTTAGCACTTGAAACATATGCATATGAAATGTGAGCTGAAAAATCCACTGAAAAGCCAATGCAAATGACCAGATTAATCATTGATATTGAGTCTAAATTGACACCCCAGAAGGACATAAATCCAGCCACACCCACTAATACTGAGGCAGTCGCAAATGTGACCCACAGAGAACAGACTGGATTAGGTATTAACAATAAGGCAACAAGTAGCATGGCGGCAGCAGCCACAATTATATTCTGTATTGTGTTGGAAATTATAACAAGATATTGATCATAATAGATGAATGCAGAGTGATATACTAGCAATGGAATTCTACATTCCTTCGCTAGTTCTCTCAATTCAATCAGTATGTTTTTTTCTGCAACTGAATTATTAACATTAATGGTCTGAATGAAAAAACGGGAAGCCTTAATACTTTGGTTATTTTCTGAAATGTCAACATCTCGTTTGAATGACGGGACCAACTGAAGGAATTTATATAAGTTGGTCATGAACACATTTTCCTTGTTTATAGCGCTGGTGTTATATCCATAAACCCCAATGTAAGCACGAAGCCAAGACTCTGACAGTTCACGATCTACATACGAGAGGTTTTCAAACCTACCCATGCAGGTTTCAATTTCATTTTGCACACTGGAATCCCAATAATCTACAGATTCAGTAACAGCGACCATGACTCGTGGTCCGTACcctgagaaatattcatttgcaTTGTCATAGAATGGAATCGCATATGAATCATCAAAGGCCAGATTTTTGAGATCTATTCCTTCTTTGATTTGTAAACAGCCATAAATACTGCCAGCTAAATATCCTAAATACAGAAGAATCACGGCTGCCTTGGTCCATCTATTTGTAAGGAATGGACCATAATATTCCTTAAAGAAGAAGGCGGCTGGATGTTCCGATTCTGCACCTGATTCCTGATCATAAGCACCACCTACACAACACATTGCGCTGAGTGTAGATTCTCCTTGTTTAACATTTTCAACCTTTCTGAACGTCAGCCAATGCCTGTTACTGGCTTCTCTCCTCCCATTCAGTGCAAGAACAGCTCCAAAAAATGTAATATTATAAATGAAGCAGAACAGAACAGTTGTACCAGTGTAAACACAAAATGATTGCACAGATCGAAAAGGTGTCGCAATGCCAATATAAAAGGCCAAAACATCagtcagagtagtgattgtgatgGAAACAGCTGCTTCCGCATACGTCTCTGCCAAGCGATCTTCAACTTTATCTTTAACTTTTGTCTTTTGCCAGCTGGCGAGCATAACAAACATATCGTCAACACCAATACCTAGAGATGTGAGAATGTGATGAATTAGTCTGACACTTAATGCCTTTGAATGATCACCAATTGAAGTGAATTGTGACTTGAATATAGCataatgtttgtgttaaaattttccAATTACATAAAAAAATCTTTAAGAAATTAAGAACAAAACTATTGTAAATTAATGTAGACATAGGCCTCAAATGTATTTGTTGTATTTTTGTCCTGCTTCCAGGAATACACTGCAGCTTTACTCCTGATGGACAAATATAGTGCTGCACTGTAATAGTGAGCTAACTACAATATTAGAATGAGAATATAACGGGGATCAATGTGACTAGGTAACAGCTGGTTTGATTTGAAAACAGTAACCCTGTCTACTAATGTATAGCCTGACCATTGATCCTTATGGTTTTTGCATGCCGGACCAGGCACTTTGTACTTGCTCCATGTTCATCATTTCTTCTTTACCTACATAGGATATGGCCTGTGTTGGCGTGGCACAATGACAAAGTGGTTCAAGGAAGCTCACTCCCACCAACAGCTCATGGGATTTGGATTGGTCATTAACTTCATTGTAGGAAAAGGACCAAAGATGGATATGGAGCCATCACAAGTACAAAGTGCTGTAACTAAATTTAGGATATAGCAACAGGGATAAGCAGTAGGCAGCCTGTCAGTGGTCAAAACGATAATGATAAGCCACTATATTTATGTCATGAATGCAGGATTGCATCACAAGCTGTAACTTTGCCATCTGTGAGGCTACGAGCTGAATAATTTAGCCCATTTCCGTTGACGGcggaaaagcttttcacggtaccttggtacacatgacaataaactaaactaaactcaactaaactatgaCAATCTATAATAAGATTGTCCAGGTCGGTGAATAGGCAGTGAATTAAGGTCAAAATTTGAATAGAAGTAGAGCTCGAGGGCTGTTAGAGGGAACCATGGTGAGTAGAGGTGGTGGTTGAAGTAATTTGTGGTGAGAGATTACTaattcagaggttgagggaaaaaTGGAGTGAACATATTTCAGttagacatttttggccttgatTCTAGAAAGACAAATTATGGAGGACAATTATTTAAATTGTAATCATGCCTATAGTATTGAGGTAAATAAGACTAACCTAGAATGAGAAAAGGTGCATTAGCTGTATTGATGGCAAATTTCATCCCACAAAACAGCAGCAATCCAAATCCTGATAGTACAGCAAATCCAGCTGATATCACTCCCAGAGCAGCAACCCAGACTTTATTCCTCACACAGTCAAACCTGAAAGTAAGTTTGGAAGGAATTTATAAGGCAACATACTTTCTATTTTATATATTCAATGAAAATGTATTGCAAAGATATCTGACAATAACACATTTTACCTCATGCAAGATGTGATGGAaaaaaagattgaaagaaaataGGTGATTGAGAACAAAGGAACAATTCTTTTAGCACTTCCTTCAAATTCTTCTTGTCTTGATACTGATGTAAAATACGACACCTGTAATTTAGGAACAAAGGTTATATTATTACATAAACAATGCAGCATCATTGTCAAGTAAATATCAACTAATCTACAAAGATTTTCCACTGTATcatgaaaaaaaatctttatgaaaTCTGTTTATTTTGAAATCACTTGCAACTAATTTAAAGCTTAATTTGATTTGATGTTGGTGTTAGGGAGAGTGATAAGGAAGGTGtaaggtatgcttgctttcatcggtgaGTATAAagatcaggaagtcatgttgcagctgtatgaaAGTCTAGTTTGGCTGCACTTATAAtgcatgtgcagttctggttgccccgttcgaggaaggatgtggaggatttggagagggtgcactagaggtttaccacaatgctaCCTGAATGAGAGGGTATTAGCTcctaggagaggttggacaaacttggcttGCTTTTTATGGAATGTTGGAGATTGAGCAGAGACCTAATAGAAATATATAATTATGATAGACATAGAAAGGGgattcagaatatttttcccGCGACGGAAATGTtgaagactagagggtatagctttaaagtgagagggacaaggTTCCTTGGAGTTGTACTAGGCATGTttcttacacaaagagtggtgggtgcctggaactcgctgcTAAGGGTAATTGTGGAAGAGTTCCGAATATTGGTATTCgacaggcttttggataggcgtgtgaatatgctgggaatggagggatatgaaccacatGAAGGCAGAGGAAATCAGTTTAAATCTGtattatagatagacacaaaatgctggaataagtcagcgggacaggtagcatctggagagatggaatgggtaacattttgagtcaagacccttcttcaatagacaataggcaataggtgcaggagtaggccattcggcccttcgagccagtactgccattcaatgtgatcatggctgatcattctcaatcagtaccccgttcctgccttctccccataccccctgactccgctatcgttaagagctctatatagctctctcttgaatgcattcagagaattggcctctactgccatcTGAGACAGAGAATGAAAGTCAGGGTaggggaagggcaaggtgtgaaaacgacagtttAAAGTAGACAATAATCAAGGGAATGTAGAATGAAAAATGTggtatcaaggaaatgtagaatggttcctaCACAAATCGGCATTATGTTTGGCTCAGATAATGTGTGCCAAAGGCCTTTCCCTGTGCTGCTCTGAGTTCTATTCATCTGCATAGGGTTAATGCTAATGATAACATC
This portion of the Rhinoraja longicauda isolate Sanriku21f chromosome 2, sRhiLon1.1, whole genome shotgun sequence genome encodes:
- the LOC144601475 gene encoding patched domain-containing protein 3-like; this translates as MPCCQTDCIEKPLCKAFKKLGYIVGKNPWWFFTIPLLVSAGLGAGFYLLPVREANDLEEQFTPISGPAKSEREFIREHFPTNDSEFFIAQRLYTEGTYASFIAVAKGNNILTSDALNVILALDEKVKQLHISDNNNVTWNYSSLCAQNSGSCFSNTNLDFIKLIPTLVDGNNFTYPIMNGVFIGSTVGGVKLKGNIIALAKAIKFDYYLQEDNEEIKAKSLLWIKNFLSVFPKEQMNLKNIEWIKVSYFTSVSRQEEFEGSAKRIVPLFSITYFLSIFFSITSCMRFDCVRNKVWVAALGVISAGFAVLSGFGLLLFCGMKFAINTANAPFLILGIGVDDMFVMLASWQKTKVKDKVEDRLAETYAEAAVSITITTLTDVLAFYIGIATPFRSVQSFCVYTGTTVLFCFIYNITFFGAVLALNGRREASNRHWLTFRKVENVKQGESTLSAMCCVGGAYDQESGAESEHPAAFFFKEYYGPFLTNRWTKAAVILLYLGYLAGSIYGCLQIKEGIDLKNLAFDDSYAIPFYDNANEYFSGYGPRVMVAVTESVDYWDSSVQNEIETCMGRFENLSYVDRELSESWLRAYIGVYGYNTSAINKENVFMTNLYKFLQLVPSFKRDVDISENNQSIKASRFFIQTINVNNSVAEKNILIELRELAKECRIPLLVYHSAFIYYDQYLVIISNTIQNIIVAAAAMLLVALLLIPNPVCSLWVTFATASVLVGVAGFMSFWGVNLDSISMINLVICIGFSVDFSAHISYAYVSSAKGICNDKAVDALYALGYPIIQGALSTILGIVVLAAAKSYIFRTFFKIMFLVISFGAVHGLVFLPVFLTFCGKNRKPNSIKTDKEKNKQQCIYPNKGQSNAVKIGHVVNRHKKNMYCNEAYENTDPGNLTLNSRCEEMPNPDCP